Proteins from a single region of Streptomyces vinaceus:
- a CDS encoding maleate cis-trans isomerase family protein — METEVPAILRARQEVLPDERFTFHSSRMRMTHVTPEQLKAMDADSDRCAVELSDARVDVLGYACLVAIMSMGLGYHRTSEQRLHTRTVENGAPAPVVTSAGALVHGLHTMGARKIALLAPYMRPLTRTVVDYLTHEGIEVLDYEALEIPDNLDVAAHDPAKLPALARALEYADADAVVLSACVQMPSLGAIEEAEQLLGKPVVSAAVCTAHQMMRALGLPAVAPGAGHLLSGAYAQTPLPR; from the coding sequence ATGGAGACCGAGGTCCCCGCCATCCTGCGCGCCCGCCAGGAGGTCCTGCCCGACGAGAGGTTCACCTTCCACTCCAGCCGGATGCGCATGACGCATGTGACCCCGGAACAGCTCAAGGCCATGGACGCCGACTCCGACCGCTGCGCGGTGGAACTGTCCGACGCCCGCGTCGACGTGCTCGGATACGCCTGCCTGGTCGCGATCATGAGCATGGGCCTGGGCTACCACCGCACGTCGGAGCAGCGGCTGCACACCCGTACGGTCGAGAACGGCGCCCCCGCACCCGTCGTCACCAGCGCGGGCGCCCTCGTCCACGGACTGCACACCATGGGCGCCCGCAAGATCGCCCTGCTCGCCCCGTACATGCGGCCGCTGACGCGGACCGTCGTGGACTACCTCACCCACGAGGGCATCGAGGTCCTCGACTACGAGGCCCTGGAGATCCCGGACAACCTCGACGTGGCCGCCCACGACCCGGCGAAGCTGCCCGCCCTCGCCCGCGCGCTGGAGTACGCGGACGCCGACGCGGTCGTCCTGTCGGCCTGCGTGCAGATGCCCTCGCTCGGCGCCATCGAGGAGGCGGAACAGCTGCTGGGCAAGCCGGTGGTGTCGGCGGCCGTCTGCACCGCCCACCAGATGATGCGCGCCCTCGGCCTGCCGGCGGTGGCCCCGGGCGCGGGCCACCTGCTCTCGGGGGCGTACGCGCAGACGCCGCTGCCGCGGTAG
- a CDS encoding PaaX family transcriptional regulator, whose product MSDSPLRPSSLINTVYGAFLRRLGGWISIADLITLMGELDVDGPAVRSAISRLKKRGVLEPERRGATGYRLSPAAHPVFDEGDRRIFASLEPADLADGWAMAVFSVPESERSHRYQLRTRLTWLGFGNIAPGVWLAPGRLLDDARAMLVRLGLSEYVHLFAADYAAFSDLAQTVSDWWDFPAIQTQYAAFTDTYAPVAERLAAEGEPDPAEAFRHYVPLLTQWRRLPYLDPGLPTELLPPDWNAVAARQLFQRLHAVLLDPSLHHVRTVTGLEDTA is encoded by the coding sequence ATGTCGGACAGCCCCCTCAGGCCCAGCTCGTTGATCAACACGGTCTACGGAGCGTTCCTGCGCCGCCTCGGCGGCTGGATCTCCATCGCGGACCTGATCACGCTGATGGGCGAGCTGGACGTGGACGGCCCGGCGGTGCGGTCGGCGATCTCGCGCCTGAAGAAGCGCGGGGTCCTCGAACCGGAGCGCCGGGGCGCCACCGGATACCGGCTCAGCCCGGCCGCGCACCCCGTCTTCGACGAGGGCGACCGCCGCATCTTCGCCAGCCTCGAACCCGCCGACCTGGCCGACGGCTGGGCCATGGCGGTGTTCTCCGTACCGGAGTCCGAGCGCTCCCACCGCTACCAGCTGCGCACCCGGCTGACCTGGCTCGGCTTCGGCAACATCGCGCCGGGTGTGTGGCTGGCGCCCGGGCGGCTGCTCGACGACGCCCGGGCGATGCTCGTACGGCTCGGCCTCAGCGAGTACGTCCACCTGTTCGCCGCCGACTACGCCGCCTTCAGCGACCTGGCGCAGACCGTCAGCGACTGGTGGGACTTCCCGGCGATCCAGACCCAGTACGCGGCCTTCACCGACACCTACGCCCCCGTCGCCGAGCGCCTCGCGGCGGAGGGGGAGCCCGATCCGGCCGAGGCGTTCCGCCACTACGTCCCCCTGCTCACCCAGTGGCGCCGCCTCCCGTACCTCGACCCGGGTCTGCCGACGGAGCTCCTGCCGCCCGACTGGAACGCGGTCGCGGCCCGACAGCTCTTCCAGCGGCTCCACGCGGTCCTGCTCGATCCGAGCCTGCACCACGTCCGCACGGTCACGGGCCTGGAGGACACGGCCTGA